Proteins co-encoded in one Candidatus Thiodictyon syntrophicum genomic window:
- a CDS encoding EAL domain-containing protein, translated as MSLTNPRRPSRGSILFLGTDEALGTAIDPHLAGFGLALETFQVPAELDRRLVTPENPPPLLVLVDLRAFANFVPAADPGPGPSLPLVGLGDPGDLQQRLAALHAGAAACLSPDLPAADLAARLAALVGPADGPAARILVVDDQPVAALFAERVLQQAGMVTQRVSDPLEVLAALDRFMPDLVLMDLHMPGVSGIELTGVIRAQERYADLLIVFLSAELDPARQLEALRIGGDDFLAKPVPPAQLVACVRRRLLQVRQRDAARRAAAVPDAPPGLAGRERLLARLDRLIRSTSGEDWALAYLEQEGDEAALTRLAAAVTARAGAEALAARVGEQGIGVLLRSGAGRPFSAAAQALGQCVRADLAAAAGAAPVPPFGVGWCAVAESGGESVTLVSRARKAARISLQATQGRAQGYVRASSRDAAAARDPLLAAIAAGQFQILFQPIVPLHAAAAERYEATLRLTGPQGELLAPGVFVPVALRAGQTARIDRWLLTAGLDALRERRAAGRPVELFLHQSIAAAADDAWVEWVRDEIAARDLIQCRPIIQLQLADADRHLDLAARRAEQLHRLRIRLCLNGFMVGERGERVLARLPVAYVRLAREAAQGLSDGRLLSLFGDPRGRKTLVIATGVEGPEAITPLYCAGVDLVQGSYVQPPTEAMDFDFADAGA; from the coding sequence ATGAGCCTGACGAACCCGAGGCGGCCAAGCCGCGGCAGCATCCTCTTTCTCGGTACCGACGAGGCCCTTGGCACTGCCATAGATCCACATCTCGCTGGCTTCGGGCTCGCCCTGGAGACCTTCCAGGTCCCCGCCGAGCTGGACCGGCGCCTTGTGACCCCGGAGAACCCGCCGCCCCTGCTGGTGCTGGTCGATCTGCGGGCCTTCGCGAATTTCGTCCCCGCCGCGGACCCCGGACCGGGGCCGTCGTTGCCCCTGGTCGGCCTCGGGGACCCGGGCGATCTCCAGCAGCGACTGGCGGCGCTGCACGCCGGGGCGGCGGCCTGCCTGTCGCCGGACCTGCCGGCCGCTGACCTCGCCGCCCGGCTGGCGGCCCTGGTCGGGCCGGCCGATGGGCCTGCGGCGCGCATCCTGGTGGTGGACGATCAGCCGGTGGCAGCCCTCTTTGCCGAACGGGTGCTGCAACAGGCCGGCATGGTCACGCAGCGGGTGTCCGACCCGCTTGAGGTCCTGGCGGCCCTGGATCGCTTCATGCCGGACCTGGTCCTGATGGATCTCCACATGCCCGGGGTCAGCGGGATCGAGTTGACCGGGGTCATCCGCGCCCAAGAGCGCTATGCCGACCTGCTGATCGTCTTCCTCTCCGCGGAACTGGACCCGGCACGCCAGTTGGAGGCCCTGCGCATCGGCGGCGACGACTTCCTGGCCAAGCCGGTACCCCCGGCGCAGTTGGTGGCCTGCGTGCGGCGGCGCCTGTTGCAGGTGCGCCAGCGCGACGCGGCACGGCGGGCGGCGGCGGTGCCGGACGCACCGCCTGGCCTCGCCGGCCGGGAACGCCTGCTCGCCCGGCTCGACCGCCTGATCCGTTCCACGTCCGGTGAGGACTGGGCCCTGGCATATCTCGAACAGGAGGGGGACGAGGCCGCCCTGACACGGCTTGCTGCGGCCGTGACCGCGCGCGCCGGGGCCGAGGCCCTGGCGGCACGGGTGGGCGAGCAGGGGATCGGCGTGCTGCTGCGCAGCGGCGCCGGGCGTCCCTTCAGCGCCGCCGCGCAGGCCCTGGGGCAGTGCGTGCGCGCCGATCTGGCGGCGGCGGCGGGCGCCGCCCCGGTGCCGCCCTTCGGAGTCGGCTGGTGTGCGGTCGCGGAGAGTGGCGGGGAGTCCGTCACCCTGGTTTCGCGTGCCCGCAAGGCCGCCCGCATCAGCCTACAGGCCACGCAGGGCCGCGCCCAGGGCTACGTGAGGGCGTCCTCCCGGGACGCCGCCGCGGCGCGCGACCCGCTGTTGGCCGCCATCGCGGCCGGACAGTTCCAGATCCTGTTTCAGCCCATCGTGCCGCTGCACGCGGCGGCGGCGGAGCGCTACGAGGCCACGCTGCGCCTCACCGGCCCCCAGGGCGAACTGCTCGCCCCGGGCGTCTTCGTCCCGGTGGCCCTGCGGGCGGGCCAGACCGCCCGGATCGACCGCTGGCTGCTCACTGCCGGTCTTGACGCTCTGCGCGAGCGCCGCGCCGCGGGGCGGCCGGTGGAACTCTTCCTGCATCAATCCATCGCCGCTGCCGCGGACGACGCCTGGGTCGAGTGGGTGCGTGACGAGATCGCCGCCCGCGACCTGATCCAATGCCGCCCGATCATCCAACTGCAGTTGGCCGACGCGGACCGCCACCTGGACCTGGCCGCCCGGCGGGCCGAGCAGTTGCACCGCTTGCGCATCCGCCTGTGCCTCAACGGATTCATGGTCGGCGAGCGGGGCGAGCGGGTGCTCGCCCGCCTGCCCGTCGCCTATGTGCGGCTGGCCCGGGAGGCGGCCCAGGGGTTGTCGGATGGGCGCTTGCTGTCCCTGTTCGGCGACCCGCGCGGTCGCAAGACCCTGGTGATCGCCACCGGGGTCGAGGGACCTGAGGCCATCACCCCGCTCTACTGCGCCGGGGTCGATCTGGTGCAAGGGTCCTATGTCCAGCCGCCGACGGAGGCCATGGACTTTGATTTTGCGGATGCGGGGGCTTAG
- a CDS encoding HprK-related kinase A: protein MRTERIGDGAELHRLAARGLLYRTGPFIIRLQTRLREVTDTFARIYLGTEVLQDPQLPHFCVRVTASSPLRRPWGAQSQFWIDDIPPFEPYPRTHAFPLLEWGINWCIGTRAHRYLLLHAGALERGGRALLLPAMPGSGKSTLSTALAFRGWRFLSDEFGVILPGAATVVPLPRAIPLKNRSIQVIRDFAPEAVMGPVFEKTRKGDVAHVRPPHDSLARQLEGAAPGWIVFPRFRANATTAVRTLARSEAFTRLAQNSFNYRLLGERGFLDLAALVRACACFSLDFSDLDQAVAVIEDLASST from the coding sequence ATGAGGACTGAGCGCATCGGTGACGGGGCAGAATTGCACCGGCTGGCCGCACGGGGATTGCTCTACCGCACCGGGCCCTTCATCATCCGGCTTCAGACCAGGCTCAGGGAGGTGACTGACACCTTCGCGCGGATTTATCTGGGCACCGAGGTCCTCCAGGACCCGCAGCTTCCCCATTTCTGCGTCCGCGTCACCGCCAGTTCCCCACTGCGGCGCCCCTGGGGGGCGCAATCGCAGTTCTGGATCGATGATATCCCCCCCTTCGAGCCCTATCCCCGTACCCATGCCTTTCCGCTCCTGGAATGGGGCATCAATTGGTGCATCGGCACCCGCGCCCACCGGTACCTGCTCCTGCACGCGGGCGCGCTCGAGCGCGGCGGGCGCGCCCTGCTCCTGCCGGCCATGCCGGGCTCGGGAAAAAGCACCCTGTCCACCGCACTCGCCTTCCGCGGCTGGCGCTTCCTCTCGGACGAATTCGGGGTGATCCTCCCGGGGGCCGCGACGGTCGTCCCCTTGCCGCGGGCTATTCCACTGAAAAATCGATCGATCCAGGTGATCCGCGACTTCGCACCGGAGGCCGTCATGGGACCCGTCTTCGAGAAGACACGCAAGGGCGATGTGGCACATGTGCGCCCCCCGCACGACAGCCTGGCCCGGCAACTGGAGGGCGCCGCGCCAGGTTGGATTGTTTTTCCCCGCTTCAGGGCCAACGCCACCACCGCGGTTCGCACCTTGGCCCGTAGCGAGGCCTTCACCCGTCTGGCTCAGAACTCCTTCAATTACCGATTGCTCGGCGAGCGCGGCTTTCTGGATCTCGCGGCCCTGGTGCGTGCCTGCGCGTGCTTTTCGCTCGACTTCAGCGACCTCGATCAGGCGGTCGCGGTGATCGAAGACCTGGCGTCCAGCACATGA
- a CDS encoding nucleotidyltransferase family protein, whose translation MSDHESAALTAWRQPTSVRRFTTEQWTDALWGAGQHRCLARLSYRIEDAGCADACPEPAWDLLTSARYYPSFLQVRVAREIRHLHRILRARGIDFLLLKGGAYLSAGFPFARGRGMNDLDLMVRKSALGEAEAALRAGGLVTATLNDYDQHYYRTWMHEIPPLHHPERGVEVDVHHRILPLTSRLNPAPEIMWADAIALPATPGVAILSPPDMLLHTATHLFYDGAILDGFRDLLDIDSLIDIHAIAPDYWSHLLERAASLELGRPLYYALYFARRILATPIPTATLEEARARFAPGALVRPVMERLVTRVLPPRPRTARAAPVSAWLLYLRSHWLRMPPGLLARHLGRKGLRRFAPDSPAADWPPP comes from the coding sequence ATGAGCGACCACGAATCGGCGGCCCTCACCGCCTGGCGACAGCCGACCAGCGTCCGCCGGTTCACGACCGAGCAGTGGACGGACGCCCTCTGGGGTGCCGGCCAGCACCGCTGTCTGGCCCGCCTGAGCTATCGGATCGAGGATGCCGGCTGCGCCGACGCCTGCCCCGAGCCCGCCTGGGACCTGCTGACGTCGGCCAGGTACTACCCCAGTTTCCTGCAGGTGCGAGTCGCCCGGGAGATCCGGCATCTGCATCGGATTCTGCGCGCCCGCGGGATCGATTTCCTCCTGTTGAAGGGTGGCGCCTACCTCAGCGCCGGGTTCCCCTTCGCCCGCGGCCGCGGTATGAATGACCTGGACCTCATGGTGCGCAAGTCCGCCCTCGGCGAAGCGGAGGCGGCCCTGCGGGCGGGCGGCCTGGTCACCGCCACCCTCAATGACTACGATCAACACTACTATCGGACCTGGATGCATGAGATCCCGCCGCTGCACCATCCCGAGCGGGGCGTCGAGGTCGACGTGCACCATCGCATACTCCCGTTGACCAGCCGCCTGAATCCAGCGCCCGAGATCATGTGGGCGGACGCCATCGCACTGCCCGCAACCCCGGGCGTCGCGATCCTCAGTCCGCCGGATATGCTGCTGCACACGGCGACCCACCTGTTCTACGACGGCGCAATCCTTGATGGATTCAGAGACCTGCTCGATATCGACTCACTCATTGACATCCATGCCATAGCGCCGGACTATTGGTCGCACCTCTTGGAGCGGGCGGCCTCACTCGAACTCGGCCGCCCGCTCTACTACGCCCTGTACTTTGCCCGGCGGATACTGGCTACCCCGATTCCCACGGCAACGCTGGAGGAGGCCCGCGCGCGGTTTGCCCCCGGCGCCCTGGTCAGGCCGGTCATGGAGCGCCTGGTCACGCGGGTACTACCGCCGCGGCCACGCACTGCCCGTGCCGCCCCGGTGTCCGCTTGGCTGCTCTATTTGCGTTCCCATTGGCTGCGAATGCCGCCCGGCTTGCTGGCCCGGCACTTGGGACGGAAGGGCCTGCGCCGCTTCGCGCCGGACAGCCCCGCTGCCGACTGGCCCCCGCCTTGA
- a CDS encoding type II toxin-antitoxin system HigB family toxin has translation MRIVATKVLRDFWARHPDAKGPLEAWVDEASKADWRQPADIKAQFRSASVLKNRRVVFNIGGNAYRLIVAVAYRYGALYIKFIGTHAKYDTIDAQSIETQL, from the coding sequence ATGAGAATCGTAGCCACCAAGGTGCTGCGCGACTTCTGGGCACGGCACCCGGACGCCAAGGGTCCTCTGGAAGCTTGGGTGGATGAGGCAAGCAAGGCGGACTGGCGACAACCGGCAGACATCAAAGCCCAATTTCGCAGTGCGAGCGTCCTCAAGAACCGACGAGTGGTGTTCAATATCGGGGGCAACGCGTACCGCCTGATCGTCGCGGTAGCTTATCGCTACGGTGCGCTTTACATCAAGTTCATCGGCACCCACGCAAAATACGATACCATTGATGCACAAAGCATCGAAACGCAGTTATGA
- a CDS encoding HPr-rel-A system PqqD family peptide chaperone: MLSSASNRPPLYEVCPADKLVWAHWEADSSLYHRGTGETHLLSPLPTEIVRTLERGPLTLTELAAVLAGVCETPDSADWQDKLGRILGDLMALEIVDRRDDED; this comes from the coding sequence ATGCTGAGTAGCGCAAGCAACCGCCCGCCGCTCTACGAGGTCTGTCCGGCCGACAAACTTGTTTGGGCCCATTGGGAAGCCGACAGCAGCCTCTACCATCGCGGTACCGGGGAGACCCATCTCCTGAGCCCGCTACCCACTGAGATCGTCCGAACCCTGGAACGCGGGCCACTGACCCTGACCGAGTTAGCGGCGGTGCTGGCCGGGGTCTGCGAAACGCCCGATTCTGCCGACTGGCAGGACAAACTGGGTCGCATCCTTGGCGACCTGATGGCACTGGAGATCGTCGATCGGCGAGACGATGAGGACTGA
- a CDS encoding sugar phosphate nucleotidyltransferase, with translation MSTIAILLSGGQGSRLGKIGRQLPKPLTRVGDVPIINTIVDKLLALRSRRAWKRSTKMT, from the coding sequence ATGTCCACGATCGCCATACTCCTATCCGGCGGCCAAGGCAGTCGCCTCGGCAAAATCGGCCGGCAGCTCCCGAAACCACTGACCCGTGTAGGTGATGTTCCTATTATTAATACCATCGTCGACAAGCTCCTCGCTCTACGGTCGAGACGCGCGTGGAAACGGTCTACGAAGATGACTTGA
- the bfr gene encoding bacterioferritin → MQGSPKVIEQLQSLLANELAAIDQYFIHSRMYEDWGLTRLFERINHESEEEKEHATALIRRILFLEATPDMTHREGLQVGTDVPSMLDNDLQLEYAVAAGLKQAIAICEQERDFQTRTILEQNLRDTEEDHAYWLERQLGLIEKIGLQNYLQAQLNP, encoded by the coding sequence ATGCAAGGCTCACCCAAGGTCATCGAGCAACTCCAGTCCTTGCTCGCCAACGAACTGGCCGCCATCGACCAGTATTTCATCCACTCGCGCATGTATGAGGACTGGGGTCTCACCCGGCTCTTCGAGCGGATCAACCACGAGTCCGAGGAAGAGAAGGAGCACGCCACCGCGCTGATCCGGCGCATCCTGTTCCTGGAGGCGACCCCGGACATGACGCACCGCGAGGGGCTCCAGGTCGGCACCGACGTGCCCTCCATGCTGGACAACGACCTGCAACTGGAGTACGCCGTCGCCGCCGGACTCAAGCAGGCCATCGCCATCTGCGAGCAGGAGCGCGACTTCCAGACCAGGACCATCCTGGAACAGAACCTGAGAGACACCGAAGAGGACCACGCCTACTGGCTGGAGCGGCAGTTGGGGTTGATCGAGAAGATCGGACTCCAGAACTACCTCCAGGCGCAGCTGAACCCATAG
- the bfr gene encoding bacterioferritin, whose amino-acid sequence MKTDPSIHQHHNAVLKLALTNINQYFLHARMLGHWGFKTLEGHAFRASVAVMKEADEVIARVLFLEGLPNLQNLGKLLIGEDVPEIIQHDLTAERAYRDALAAAIGHCETHKDYVSRHELEEIQEESEERIDWLETQLALIAALGLENYLQSAI is encoded by the coding sequence ATGAAGACCGACCCGAGTATCCATCAGCACCACAACGCGGTGCTCAAGTTGGCCCTGACCAACATCAACCAGTACTTCCTGCATGCCCGCATGTTGGGCCACTGGGGCTTCAAAACCCTGGAGGGGCACGCCTTCCGCGCCTCGGTCGCGGTCATGAAGGAGGCGGATGAAGTCATCGCCCGGGTGCTCTTTCTGGAAGGCCTGCCAAACCTCCAAAATCTGGGTAAGCTCCTGATCGGCGAGGACGTACCCGAAATCATCCAACACGACCTCACCGCCGAGCGCGCCTACCGCGACGCCCTGGCCGCGGCCATCGGCCACTGCGAGACCCACAAGGACTATGTGAGTCGCCACGAACTGGAGGAGATCCAGGAGGAGAGCGAGGAGCGCATCGACTGGCTGGAGACCCAGCTCGCCCTGATCGCCGCCCTGGGCCTGGAAAATTACCTGCAATCCGCCATCTGA
- a CDS encoding histidine phosphatase family protein yields the protein MSDTLIDLIRHGEPVGGRQFRGDSVDDPLSAAGWAQLRAALGEACPWDQVISSPMARCRPFAMEVAARHGLPLAIEPALREIGMGDWERRTPADLAAHDPAAFAALYRDPAAHRPPGGEPLAAFTTRVATAYDRQAALYPGRHLLIVCHSGVMRAVVGYLLGAADARWYRLRIDYAGLVRVRHGRFGAAIECVNAPTLPG from the coding sequence TTGTCCGACACACTGATAGACCTGATCCGGCACGGGGAGCCCGTGGGCGGGCGACAGTTCCGCGGCGACAGCGTGGATGACCCGCTGTCCGCGGCCGGCTGGGCGCAGTTGCGCGCGGCCCTGGGGGAGGCCTGCCCCTGGGATCAGGTCATCAGCTCGCCCATGGCCCGCTGTCGCCCCTTTGCCATGGAAGTGGCCGCTCGCCACGGCCTGCCGCTGGCGATCGAACCGGCGCTCCGAGAGATCGGCATGGGCGACTGGGAGCGCCGCACGCCTGCTGACCTGGCGGCGCACGACCCCGCCGCCTTCGCGGCACTGTACCGGGACCCGGCCGCCCATCGCCCGCCGGGGGGCGAGCCCTTGGCGGCCTTCACCACCCGCGTCGCGACGGCCTACGACCGGCAGGCGGCGCTCTACCCGGGCCGGCACCTCCTGATCGTCTGCCACAGCGGGGTGATGCGCGCGGTGGTGGGATACCTGCTGGGGGCCGCCGACGCGCGGTGGTATCGGCTGCGGATCGACTACGCGGGGCTGGTGCGGGTGCGCCACGGGCGCTTCGGGGCCGCCATCGAGTGTGTCAACGCGCCGACCCTGCCCGGCTGA
- a CDS encoding Hsp20 family protein codes for MTTIDFSPLLRSMIGFDRLSNALETAYRTEPGGYPPYNVEVSGENDYRVTMAVAGFSEKDLSIEAKENILTVSGSRTEDEEQQDTRFLYRGIANRSFERKFQLADYVRVVEAHLENGLLHVQLRREIPEAMKPRKIEIRGGQPQERLVNATEVKAAA; via the coding sequence ATGACGACCATCGACTTTTCGCCTCTGCTCCGGTCCATGATCGGGTTTGACCGGCTCTCCAACGCCTTGGAGACCGCCTATCGCACCGAGCCCGGCGGCTATCCGCCCTACAACGTCGAGGTGAGCGGTGAGAATGACTACCGCGTCACCATGGCCGTAGCCGGCTTCTCGGAGAAAGACCTGTCCATCGAGGCCAAGGAGAACATCCTGACCGTCTCCGGCAGCCGTACCGAGGACGAGGAACAGCAGGATACCCGCTTCCTCTACCGCGGCATCGCCAACCGCAGCTTCGAGCGCAAGTTCCAGCTCGCGGATTATGTGCGGGTGGTGGAGGCCCATCTGGAGAACGGCCTGCTGCATGTGCAACTGCGGCGCGAGATCCCCGAGGCCATGAAGCCCCGCAAGATCGAGATCCGCGGAGGTCAACCCCAGGAACGCCTGGTCAACGCGACCGAGGTCAAGGCCGCGGCCTGA
- a CDS encoding (2Fe-2S)-binding protein: protein MYVCVCNAVTDRQIRAAVRAGASSLNDLREGLGLGGTCGTCLPCAAEVLRAALREDPGTAAGAGQGGTVPAFA from the coding sequence ATGTATGTCTGTGTCTGTAATGCCGTGACCGACCGGCAAATCCGTGCGGCCGTGCGCGCGGGCGCCAGTTCCCTGAACGACCTGCGCGAGGGGCTCGGGCTCGGCGGCACCTGCGGTACCTGCCTGCCGTGCGCTGCTGAGGTGTTGCGGGCGGCACTACGCGAAGACCCGGGCACCGCCGCCGGTGCGGGACAGGGCGGTACTGTCCCCGCCTTCGCCTGA